From the genome of Streptomyces sp. NBC_01260, one region includes:
- a CDS encoding DUF2264 domain-containing protein, giving the protein MNRPHPNSPVELPADDRSTSPVTGYTRAHWEAAADGLLKAAWQWATPGSALLDLPGRPSASGVRSDGLEGYARTFLAAAFRVAGAGGKDPHGWLDRYADGLAAGTRTPGRDDTESWPLIRDHSVFGQPMVESASVAIGLRLTRPWLWDRLDPAVQDRAEEWLRGALRHTPAPNNWYLFPYSVAGFLESVGRGDAETARARERALDLLESWYRGQGWYADGDGRAFDHYNGWALHLYPVLDAHLSGDSELSAHYGARLREHLESFSLLFGGDGAPIHFGRSLSYRFAAGSAVGLGALTGHTPLAPGTSRRVISGALRYFLDRGATGTDGLLSLGWHGTHDATLQPYSGPASPYWASKAFVSLLAPADHPLWTATEEPAPSEGPDRVLALPAPGLLVQSTRADGIVRLHNHGSDHVPPHEGESAVQDDPLYSRQSYSTVTGPTARGNAADNHLAVVVDGARSGRRAIRPLGAGGGDGWGWAASWHRPVFAGGAPMVPGLRVESVTVVRGRYELRVHRVLGAPPGARVEQTGWATGPGSAVTSALHGLHGWESQDEVRAPQGTAYTPWAVLPRLGAEAEGTVLLVALASLTAEPGAAVLDAVVSGVNADGDTVEVYWAEDAATTRIGFGPVEVTVEHG; this is encoded by the coding sequence ATGAACCGACCGCACCCGAACTCCCCGGTGGAGCTCCCCGCCGACGACCGGTCGACGAGCCCGGTCACCGGATACACCCGCGCGCACTGGGAGGCGGCGGCGGACGGACTGCTGAAGGCGGCCTGGCAGTGGGCCACCCCCGGCAGCGCGCTGCTCGACCTGCCGGGACGCCCCTCCGCGTCCGGGGTCCGCTCCGACGGCCTCGAAGGCTACGCGCGCACCTTCCTCGCCGCCGCCTTCCGGGTCGCGGGCGCGGGCGGCAAGGACCCGCACGGCTGGCTCGACCGGTACGCGGACGGGCTCGCGGCCGGAACCCGTACGCCCGGCCGGGACGACACCGAGTCATGGCCGCTGATCCGCGACCACTCCGTGTTCGGCCAGCCCATGGTGGAGTCCGCCTCGGTCGCCATCGGGCTGCGGCTCACCCGGCCATGGCTCTGGGACCGGCTGGACCCGGCGGTGCAGGACCGCGCCGAGGAGTGGCTGCGCGGCGCCCTGCGGCACACCCCCGCGCCGAACAACTGGTACCTGTTTCCCTACTCGGTGGCCGGCTTCCTGGAGTCGGTGGGCCGCGGCGACGCGGAGACGGCCCGTGCGCGGGAGCGGGCACTCGACCTGCTGGAGAGCTGGTACCGCGGTCAGGGCTGGTACGCGGACGGCGACGGCCGTGCCTTCGACCACTACAACGGCTGGGCGCTGCACCTCTACCCGGTGCTGGACGCCCATCTGTCGGGTGACTCCGAGCTGTCCGCGCACTACGGGGCACGGCTGCGCGAGCACCTGGAGAGCTTCTCGCTGCTGTTCGGCGGGGACGGTGCGCCGATCCACTTCGGCCGTTCGCTGTCCTACCGGTTCGCGGCCGGTTCGGCTGTCGGACTCGGCGCGCTGACCGGGCACACCCCGCTCGCTCCGGGCACGTCGCGGCGGGTGATCAGCGGGGCGCTGCGCTACTTCCTGGACCGCGGCGCGACCGGCACCGACGGGCTGCTGAGCCTGGGCTGGCACGGGACGCACGACGCGACGCTCCAGCCCTACTCGGGTCCGGCCTCACCCTACTGGGCGTCCAAGGCCTTCGTCTCGCTGCTCGCCCCGGCGGACCACCCGCTGTGGACGGCCACCGAGGAGCCGGCCCCGAGCGAGGGGCCCGACCGGGTGCTCGCACTGCCCGCGCCGGGACTGCTCGTCCAGTCGACGCGGGCGGACGGGATCGTCCGGCTGCACAACCACGGAAGCGACCATGTCCCACCGCACGAGGGCGAGTCGGCGGTGCAGGACGATCCGCTGTACAGCCGGCAGTCGTACTCGACGGTCACCGGCCCGACGGCGCGCGGGAACGCTGCCGACAACCATCTCGCCGTCGTCGTCGACGGGGCCCGCAGCGGCCGCCGTGCCATCCGCCCGCTGGGCGCGGGCGGCGGCGACGGCTGGGGCTGGGCCGCCTCCTGGCACCGCCCGGTGTTCGCCGGCGGTGCGCCGATGGTGCCGGGGCTGCGGGTGGAGAGCGTGACCGTGGTCCGCGGCCGGTACGAACTGCGGGTGCACCGAGTGCTGGGTGCCCCGCCCGGCGCCCGGGTGGAGCAGACGGGCTGGGCGACCGGTCCAGGGTCCGCGGTGACGTCGGCCCTGCACGGTCTGCACGGCTGGGAGTCACAGGACGAGGTACGGGCTCCGCAGGGCACGGCGTACACGCCCTGGGCGGTGCTGCCCCGGCTGGGGGCGGAGGCGGAGGGCACGGTGCTCCTGGTCGCGCTCGCCTCGCTCACCGCGGAGCCCGGCGCGGCCGTGCTCGACGCGGTGGTGAGCGGGGTGAACGCCGACGGGGACACGGTCGAGGTGTACTGGGCCGAGGACGCGGCGACGACCCGCATCG